GCCGCCAGAGAAGGTCGACCTTGTTACCGGTGAGGAAGGGGAGGTTGCCGTCTTTTCGGCTCGTGGCAGACTCTATTACTTCCACTCTGCCTCGCGTTCGTGGAAGGAGCGTGGCGTCGGGGATATCAAGATTATGCACGCGCCGAAATCGGATGCCTACCGCGTGGTAATGCGCCGCGACCAGGTAAACACAATCTGTGCCAACCACTACATCACCAAAGCCATGACGATGCTGCCCACGTTGGACAGCGACCGGGCGTGGGTGTGGCACGCCATGGATACTTCTGACGGGGAGGGTGTCTCTGAGCAGCTGGCGATCCGCTTCGAGGAGAGCACCACGGCTGTTTCCTTCAAGGAGGCGTTCGAGCGGGCGCAGGAAGCGTTGCGGCAGAAGGCTGGTGATGCGGAGCAGGAAACGGCTACCACGTCTACGGCCGAAGGAGCCTCGACGAACATGGCGAGTAAGGCGGCAGATGGTGCAACGGCAACTGAATCCAGCCAAGGTGATATAAAAATATGAGGAATTTATTGTCTGCACGACCTTATACCTCTTTGTTCACCCcgggaaaaacaataagaataTTATCTATCCCGTAGCAACCTCCAAAAACTACTAGAGGGACTCTTGATCTATTTAACACAGTCCCCTGCGAGCATCTCAAACGTAGGATGTAAAATTTTGTGCTTGAAAACATTACGTTCCTATTTCTTATTGTCATCGTGATGTTATCGGTTTCGCAGGAGATGATCCCAACACGCCAGAGGTTCGGTCATGTGACCCGATACCGACAAGTGGGCTTACAGATGCGCCTAGAGCTCTCTCCCCCACGAGAGAGGCAGCTGGGTCTCCATCGTCTGCCGAAGCAGGAGTAAACAAACCAGGTAAAATTATCTAACAAAGAGAGGAATAATGCTGCCGAGTAATCTTGAGTAAAAGAGCAATATGACATCCACCTGTCTCCCCCAGAAATTCATACAAGTGCCATTTATTGGCCAGGTTGACACAAGTCTGAATAAAAAACGAGTTTTTGTCTTCAATAATAAGtacaaaaattagtttgtgAAATATGTTTCCCTTACCAAGTATCGACCGGTACTTTTGAGAGACTTATTACAACAAGATATTGGTTATGTCCTCGAGACTGAAGAGCTTATCGTTGCACGGATGTGTAATTGAATTAATAGGATGAATTCGATTATTTAGGACCAGTCTCGTCTACTGGTGGAGGGGAGGTAAACCTGGAGCAGGAGAGATTCATCTACGTTATGCTTTgccatgtattatgtttgtggTGGCCTTCCATAGACGTTACCGTCTTGGCGTGGAAAATTTGACCCTCTGCATTCTAGCTTTCAACTTCAGTGGAACtgttgatgtgttttttttttttaaactttgtgTCAGACAAGTCTCAACAAACTGTGAACAACAGAAGTTCTCAAGAATTTTAAAGCCATTTCCCACACAGCATCATAACTATGACCGACGATTGCATAACAAGTTTTTGTTACCTCGGTTGAAGGCAGGAGCACATGTCCTCATTCTTGCATAATTAACTGCTTGTCCTCTAACAAGTTACTTGCCTTGCAGTATCATGGGGAACCCAAAGTGGTGTGAGCGTTGTGTTTGAAGTCAAACGTTACTGTCAGGCTAAGAAAAACTTTGTTGATGTCTTGTTGCTATCAAATACGTGTCAGTAAATATTTGCAACATGCCTACGCTTATCGTAAAGAGAAATGTGTAAAAATAGGGCGTTTACGGAATTAATCCAGTATGACCTTGTTTgacttttgtctttgtttttgaaagATGCGAGAATGGCCACTGCTCAGTGCTTCTAGATTATCGGGTCCACTGTGTAGgtaataccaaggaggttttatgcatggagttccaactggatgtaattattcaaacagttgtcagatttatattgatgtacaaaagaattccaccattgcacttgtgcctttgatgatcgatgttcgacgccgctgtcttgctgagcaatctgaacattcattttgatcgttataatgttggccatattttgcttatctatttattagatgaaatgaaatttcacttaatgataaagcatatctAAAACAAAAGTCCAGAAagtccagaaatttgtgcaacaGCGTAAATCAGAGCTATATCatgtaaaaatgtttaaaactgtaccatcctgggaAGCTGgatttatcacttttccgctttatttccacaaatgaaacttatatggaataatcttcaagtattaATTCTTtcttgatagatatatcagattagtgcccgggtatgcccagtcgagcaattttcatctttatttcagcatttttttgctcaatttctattcgcgcatcctcgtgtctgtaccacctacctttttataagaagggatagcgaaaagtaattaccatcacaaagacatatcttcctttgaaagtggctggtgattatgcaatgagacacgagtcaattgtcttcgtatctgcgcggcagatcctgtttggcacatgcttcaaatattttttagcGGCGgtttcgaacatctagcaaagtaattaagacggttgtgactccattcccCGCATTCTCTACAACCTCCTTGGTAATACAGTATGAGTAAGGTATTGACTGCAAGCGCGTACGTACAGTAGGTATCGACTAGCTATGATTCTCACGCATGCAAGTACATTCGTTCCAACTAGGTGACTGCAGGGATGAAGGATATAtcgctctctctttccttttttaagtttgtaggatttttttttagatgaaagTATGTAGTTATGTATGTATCTACGTCATTTTGATTTACTTACCTAGTCACTTAACATTTACCATTCTAATTAAGTCATGACCAACTCCGCTAGCTTAGAAAGTTCTGTAAAACCTGGTTGCCCAGACAACCACTCCGAAGCCCCGTTTCCGTGCTGTACACATGTATGAGACCACACACGTTTCCTCGTTCTTTTGCCGGTACTACGCGTTTCGGATCTCCCCATTAGTTCTTCGACAGCTGAGCAGTGGCCtgatataactttttttttttccgactccACTTTCCTGTCGCTTTTATGTCTTTTACAAAGTACAAAGTCTATTTTTAACCCTCGAAATTCGTACTGTCTATGTTCTCTCTCGAATTGCTGTCTGCGATCGAATTATAAGCCCTTTTAAGGGCTCCGTTATCGGTAGTCATGTCTCCCAATGACAAGGTAACAAAGCAAGCAATTATAAGGCTGCCCTGACCATGCTACCCTGGCACACAGAGTCCGAAGTACCATCCAATGGTTCTATTTAACACAGTCCCATGATGAGAGCATTCCAAACGTAGGATGTAAAATTTTGTGCTTGAAAACATTACGttcctattttttattttgatcgTGATGTTACCGGTTTCGCAGGAGATGATCCCAACTCGCTAGAGGTTCGGTCATGTGACATGATATCGACAAGTGGGCTTACAGATGCGCCTAGAGCTCTCTCCCCCACGAGAGAGGCAGCTGAGTCTCCATCGTCTGCCGAAGCAGGAGTCAACAAACCAGGTAAAATTACAcaacaaagagagaaataaagtaATCACGAGAAAAAGAGCAATATGACTCCTACCTGTTACCCCTAGAAATAATTCATCCAAGTGTCATTGTTTGTGATTTGGCAGGGTGCTCCGAACCTGCTGGCTCGTTTTTACGGGACTATTGCTGAAGCACTTCacccccttttacactttcacggattgcttcacagatgaccacggatcgtcatccgtgatgttccggcatgcaaaatattgattttccccTCAATGCCGGCATGGTCGGTGGGAATACGATCCCAACTGGGTGTCTACCCGGACAAATACGGAGTCTACACGGTAAAGTAAGGTGCTaagcccctgtcacactttgctgGATAGACCCACCGTACTCAAACGGGCGATATTTTGCTCATCCGTTGTTCAAATCGTCAATCCGGTGGACAAAGTGCAAAGTTTCCGTTTTAGAGGAGCGTACGTGCACGGTATAGGCGCCGCACCGAACGAAGAAACAACGACCCTGAGGCGATTGTGTACAGGACAGTTAAAAGTGCGCAAACGAAGCAGAAACGAATATGAACAGCTTGCCCACAGGACAAAACGCACGAGGAACAAATAGGTGACGCATGAGATGTACATCGAACGTCAGATATCCATTGATGTGACTGCTATCGGGATATACAATTTGGAGCGTCCACCACTCGACCAGTTCTGCTTCTACTACCTGTACACTTCACTTCACATATCATAAATAATATCAGCTACCATCAATATGCCAAGGGATCGAAGGCCAAGACTTCTCAATATGTTGGCTACTTGTTGCTAGACTTTGACACCGCTTTCTTCATTTTGGTCCCAAATATCACGTACATGCAGATTTAC
The Diadema setosum chromosome 21, eeDiaSeto1, whole genome shotgun sequence DNA segment above includes these coding regions:
- the LOC140244398 gene encoding uncharacterized protein; this translates as MVFYCVEPVSSTGGEEINPEERDNHFDRIVQPPEKVDLVTGEEGEVAVFSARGRLYYFHSASRSWKERGVGDIKIMHAPKSDAYRVVMRRDQVNTICANHYITKAMTMLPTLDSDRAWVWHAMDTSDGEGVSEQLAIRFEESTTAVSFKEAFERAQEALRQKAGDAEQETATTSTAEGASTNMASKAADGATATESSQGDDPNTPEVRSCDPIPTSGLTDAPRALSPTREAAGSPSSAEAGVNKPGDDPNSLEVRSCDMISTSGLTDAPRALSPTREAAESPSSAEAGVNKPDYYYEEEEEEGEEVEVEDDEDDDDNGYEYEEDCGGQEDSDFVLEDIEVDSSDDTGDEDHKKPGPSKWNRIGDIFANWGKREDSGSSPLSSRTSSPPSSRTSSPPNSSSSS